A part of Gemmatimonas groenlandica genomic DNA contains:
- a CDS encoding M28 family peptidase gives MTRRTTSVAFAAALLATLVATAAPLAAQQPAEAWWRHVQVLSNDSLKGRDTGSPGHEVAARYVAEQFRLAGLSPAGTDGWYQPVRFIEVAMAKEGVALALREGDVWSPLVVGRDMRVTARLATDNVEAPLVFAGYGVSLPQAGMDDLRGLDLRGKIVVYVNANPKGLSAPLLAHGTRTRWATMRQAGAVGVIAVGAGGAWVDNENTRLGSSVSLADTSLDDLGGQRINSVLNPSLMPRLLAGSGIVWDSVVAVAARGEPLPTAALSVSLRATLPTVRRDIVSPNVVGILPGTDRTLRDEVVVLSAHLDHVGTFKGPALTGDSIFNGTMDNATGAATLMETAKAVAARGGNKRTLLFVAVTAEEKGLLGSRYFAARPSITRGTIIANLNTDMFLPLFPLKGLFVYGVDESDLADDVGGVLTARGLQVLPDPEPQEMRFVRSDQYSFIRRGVPSLAFKLGYTTGTAEEKTFTGWVRERYHKMSDDLQQPIDFEAAAGFNALYADLALGVANRKSRPAWRPNSFFATPVIVP, from the coding sequence ATGACACGTCGCACGACGTCCGTCGCCTTCGCGGCCGCACTCCTGGCCACGCTGGTCGCGACGGCCGCCCCGCTGGCCGCGCAGCAGCCCGCCGAGGCCTGGTGGCGCCATGTACAGGTGCTGTCCAACGACTCGCTGAAGGGCCGAGACACGGGCAGCCCAGGTCACGAAGTGGCGGCGCGCTATGTCGCCGAGCAGTTTCGATTGGCGGGCCTCTCGCCGGCCGGCACCGATGGGTGGTATCAGCCGGTGCGATTCATCGAGGTCGCGATGGCCAAGGAAGGCGTCGCACTGGCGCTGCGCGAAGGCGATGTTTGGTCACCGCTCGTGGTAGGTCGCGATATGCGCGTCACGGCGCGTCTCGCTACGGACAACGTGGAGGCCCCGCTCGTGTTCGCGGGGTACGGCGTCTCGCTGCCACAGGCGGGCATGGACGACCTCAGGGGACTCGATCTGCGCGGTAAGATCGTGGTCTATGTGAACGCCAACCCCAAGGGCCTCTCGGCACCGCTGCTAGCGCACGGCACGCGCACGCGATGGGCCACCATGCGGCAAGCCGGGGCGGTCGGTGTGATCGCCGTCGGCGCCGGCGGCGCTTGGGTGGACAACGAGAACACGCGTCTCGGTAGTTCAGTGTCGTTGGCCGATACGTCGCTCGATGACCTGGGCGGCCAGCGGATCAACAGCGTGCTCAATCCCTCGCTCATGCCGCGCCTGCTGGCTGGTAGCGGCATCGTGTGGGACAGCGTCGTCGCGGTGGCGGCGCGCGGTGAGCCGCTGCCCACGGCCGCGCTGAGCGTATCGCTCCGCGCCACGCTGCCCACGGTGCGTCGCGATATCGTCTCGCCGAATGTCGTCGGCATCTTGCCGGGCACCGATCGCACCTTGCGCGACGAAGTGGTGGTATTGAGCGCGCATCTCGATCATGTCGGCACCTTCAAAGGACCGGCCCTCACCGGTGACAGCATCTTCAACGGCACGATGGACAATGCCACCGGCGCCGCGACGCTGATGGAAACGGCGAAGGCGGTCGCGGCGCGCGGCGGCAACAAGCGCACGCTGCTGTTCGTGGCGGTCACGGCCGAGGAGAAGGGATTGCTGGGGTCGCGCTACTTCGCGGCGCGTCCATCGATCACGCGCGGCACGATCATAGCCAATCTCAACACCGACATGTTCCTGCCGCTCTTTCCGCTCAAAGGCCTGTTCGTGTATGGCGTTGACGAATCGGACCTCGCCGACGATGTAGGTGGTGTGCTCACGGCGCGCGGGCTGCAGGTGCTGCCTGATCCGGAGCCGCAGGAGATGCGCTTCGTGCGCAGCGATCAGTACAGCTTCATCCGACGTGGCGTGCCGTCGCTAGCCTTCAAGTTGGGCTACACGACGGGCACCGCAGAGGAGAAGACGTTTACCGGTTGGGTGCGTGAGCGATACCACAAGATGTCCGATGATCTGCAGCAGCCCATCGACTTCGAAGCGGCGGCGGGCTTCAACGCGCTGTACGCCGATCTCGCGCTCGGCGTGGCGAACCGGAAATCGCGGCCGGCCTGGCGCCCCAACAGCTTCTTCGCGACACCGGTCATCGTGCC
- a CDS encoding FAD-dependent oxidoreductase: protein MTLHRKSTDDVGRRDFLKRLAVSAPIVWAAPGCLAVRAHRSRTDADELVADELVADLVIIGGGLGGCSAALAAAKRGLRVIMTEETDWIGGQLTQQAVPPDENAWIETIGGTRSYLALRTGMRDYYRTQTPLTARAKANPRLNPGNCWVSRIGCEPRVALAVLEAMLAPYVASGHVRILRLHAAVAADVDRDRVQAVRVRQRETGRDIVLRAPYFADATELGDLLPLTRTEYVTGAESTAQTGEPHAKRAAESENVQAFTMCFALEHRSGEHHVIDRPSDYAFWRDLAIPAADGVTYRLLSFDEPANKRIGFDPERRTGYWSYRRVIDRDLFTPKPSDDARYRHDVSIVNWGQNDYSFGSLIDVSTSTAQQHITRAKAQSLSLLYWLQTEAARPDGGAGWPGLRLRPDVLGTDDGFAKYPYIRESRRIAAEFTVCEQHVTTESRPNATRAADFPDSVGIGHYSMDLHRTTRGDYGRYGATYPFQIPLGALLPTRMENLLPACKNLGVTHLTNGCYRLHPIEWNIGESVGSLVAFCLARRCVPRAVRQQTPLLQDFQRELERDGVPLQWPRELPR, encoded by the coding sequence ATGACGCTTCACCGGAAATCTACCGACGACGTTGGCCGACGCGACTTTCTCAAGCGGCTGGCCGTGTCGGCGCCGATCGTGTGGGCCGCGCCGGGTTGTCTGGCGGTTCGAGCACACAGATCGCGTACGGATGCCGACGAACTCGTCGCCGACGAACTCGTCGCCGACCTGGTGATCATCGGCGGTGGTCTCGGCGGCTGCTCGGCGGCGCTAGCGGCGGCGAAACGCGGCCTCCGCGTGATCATGACGGAAGAAACGGACTGGATCGGCGGACAGCTCACTCAGCAGGCGGTGCCGCCCGACGAGAATGCGTGGATCGAAACGATCGGCGGCACGCGCAGCTACCTGGCGCTACGGACCGGCATGCGCGACTACTACCGTACGCAGACGCCGTTGACCGCGCGCGCCAAGGCCAACCCGCGACTCAATCCCGGCAACTGCTGGGTGTCGCGGATCGGGTGCGAGCCGCGCGTTGCGCTCGCCGTGCTCGAAGCCATGCTCGCGCCGTATGTGGCGAGTGGACACGTGCGCATCCTTCGCCTCCATGCGGCGGTAGCGGCCGATGTGGACCGCGACCGCGTGCAGGCCGTGCGTGTGCGGCAGCGCGAGACCGGCCGCGACATCGTGCTCCGTGCTCCCTACTTCGCCGACGCCACCGAACTCGGCGACCTGCTGCCGCTTACGCGGACGGAGTATGTCACCGGCGCGGAGTCCACCGCGCAGACCGGCGAGCCGCACGCCAAGCGCGCGGCCGAGTCGGAAAACGTACAGGCCTTCACGATGTGCTTCGCGCTCGAACATCGCAGCGGCGAACATCACGTGATCGATCGCCCGAGCGACTACGCCTTCTGGCGTGACCTCGCGATCCCGGCTGCCGACGGCGTGACGTATCGCTTGCTCAGCTTTGACGAACCGGCGAATAAGCGCATCGGCTTCGATCCTGAGCGGCGTACCGGATACTGGTCGTATCGTCGCGTGATCGATCGCGATCTGTTCACGCCGAAACCTTCGGACGATGCGCGGTATCGACATGACGTGAGCATCGTGAACTGGGGGCAGAATGATTACTCGTTTGGATCATTGATCGACGTGAGCACCTCCACGGCACAGCAGCACATCACGCGGGCGAAGGCGCAGAGCCTGTCCCTGCTCTACTGGCTGCAGACCGAAGCCGCACGGCCCGATGGCGGCGCCGGGTGGCCGGGCCTTCGCCTGCGCCCCGACGTCCTGGGCACCGACGACGGCTTCGCGAAGTATCCCTATATCCGCGAAAGCCGTCGCATCGCCGCCGAGTTCACCGTGTGCGAGCAACACGTGACCACGGAATCGCGACCGAACGCCACGCGTGCCGCCGATTTCCCCGACAGCGTGGGCATCGGGCACTACAGCATGGACCTGCACCGCACTACTCGCGGCGACTACGGACGCTACGGCGCGACCTACCCCTTTCAGATTCCGCTGGGGGCGCTGCTGCCGACACGCATGGAGAACCTGCTGCCGGCGTGCAAGAACCTCGGCGTTACGCACCTCACGAACGGCTGCTATCGCCTGCATCCGATCGAGTGGAATATCGGCGAGAGCGTGGGGAGTCTGGTGGCGTTCTGCTTGGCGAGGCGCTGCGTGCCGCGTGCGGTGCGGCAGCAGACGCCGCTGCTTCAGGACTTTCAGCGGGAGCTCGAGCGCGACGGCGTGCCGCTACAGTGGCCGCGCGAGTTGCCGCGGTAG
- a CDS encoding serine/threonine-protein kinase, with protein MSQPKICPRCGEAYDDVVDFCAKDGTRLVRGAPSVDLIGTVIADRYRIVSRIGEGGMGQVYLAEHVRMKRKSAIKIMRPALVHEVESVQRFTREAENASQLSHPNIAAIFDFGESAEGVVYLAMEYIDGHPFSDVLEREGALHPEVAADIIGQAADGLQAAHDLSMLHRDIKPDNIMLGTRPDGTYLVKLVDFGIARVMGGSDQRMTRTGYAVGTPQYMSPEQLAGDTLDARSDQYSLALVAFSALTGKQAFSAESTKESLIQRLTSRPQSLRTAREGVEWPDTLQDVFNKALAPDATERYRTCTEFAEALSVAINSMTPTQTTELYRHALDARSASMVARTPSGAAALAAASGERVVVTRSDGTNTVERTSTTGERVVNPGSVPPSRSRIPMMVGGLLVAGFAAVAFGLRNNGEASAAGVAGILSDSSKPMAVAGTANAAADTLALTQDSAGAGAAVNPSTRTAAPTLPVSPKPGTASPTAAGGAATSAKLAKTKADSTRAAAAKRTKAVEDSIAEVAAARARYPDAPLRALIQRGIDVKAHVVRNNDLRVVVMPTPMFVARAEQAKAWKDANVRADGSRYDAADPIERWTAWNTLVNARRAVYVIEVAPDRTPYPSIEPERIIDFKKGDVMSVEVLRDGAAVALENPAQLPAVLNGTAHQAEGKKVFNSYVATVPASAFAPRDDGKMPRIEVLVTDATRGGGPARIALSDGLVKRLYNEFAPWRDALAR; from the coding sequence GTGAGCCAGCCAAAGATTTGCCCGCGATGCGGCGAGGCATACGACGACGTTGTCGACTTCTGTGCGAAGGACGGCACGCGACTCGTGCGCGGTGCGCCGTCGGTGGACCTGATCGGTACCGTGATCGCCGATCGGTACCGCATCGTGTCGCGCATCGGCGAAGGCGGCATGGGACAGGTTTACCTCGCGGAACACGTGCGCATGAAGCGCAAGAGCGCGATCAAGATCATGCGCCCTGCGCTCGTGCACGAGGTCGAATCGGTACAACGCTTCACGCGCGAGGCGGAGAATGCCAGCCAACTCTCGCACCCGAACATCGCCGCCATTTTTGACTTTGGCGAGAGCGCAGAGGGCGTGGTGTACCTGGCCATGGAATACATCGACGGTCATCCGTTCTCCGACGTGCTCGAGCGCGAGGGCGCGCTCCACCCTGAAGTGGCCGCCGACATTATCGGACAGGCGGCCGACGGGCTGCAGGCGGCCCACGACCTTTCGATGCTGCACCGCGACATCAAGCCCGACAACATCATGCTGGGCACGCGGCCGGATGGCACGTACCTCGTCAAGCTGGTGGACTTCGGCATTGCGCGAGTGATGGGGGGCAGCGACCAGAGGATGACGCGCACGGGCTACGCCGTAGGCACGCCGCAATACATGTCGCCCGAGCAACTGGCGGGTGACACGCTCGACGCGCGCAGCGACCAGTATTCCTTGGCCCTCGTCGCGTTCTCGGCGCTCACGGGCAAACAGGCGTTTTCCGCCGAGTCCACGAAGGAGTCGCTGATTCAGCGGCTCACCAGTCGTCCGCAATCGCTGCGTACCGCGCGCGAAGGTGTGGAGTGGCCCGATACGCTGCAAGACGTGTTCAACAAAGCGCTGGCACCGGATGCGACCGAGCGGTATCGGACCTGCACCGAGTTTGCCGAAGCGCTGTCTGTGGCGATCAACAGCATGACGCCGACGCAAACCACCGAGCTGTATCGCCACGCGCTTGATGCGCGTTCCGCCAGTATGGTGGCACGCACACCCAGTGGCGCCGCCGCGCTGGCGGCGGCGTCTGGGGAGCGCGTCGTGGTGACGCGCAGCGATGGCACCAATACGGTGGAACGGACATCGACGACCGGTGAGCGCGTTGTCAATCCGGGGAGTGTCCCGCCCTCGCGGTCCCGCATCCCGATGATGGTGGGCGGCCTGCTGGTTGCCGGCTTCGCCGCCGTGGCGTTTGGTCTGCGCAACAACGGGGAGGCGTCCGCCGCCGGCGTCGCGGGGATTCTCAGTGACAGCAGCAAGCCGATGGCCGTGGCAGGCACGGCGAATGCCGCCGCCGACACGCTGGCGTTGACGCAGGATAGCGCCGGCGCCGGCGCTGCCGTAAACCCCTCAACGCGCACCGCGGCGCCCACGCTGCCTGTGTCGCCCAAGCCAGGCACCGCATCGCCGACTGCGGCCGGTGGTGCCGCCACGTCGGCGAAATTGGCCAAAACCAAAGCCGACTCCACCCGTGCGGCGGCCGCGAAGCGCACCAAGGCCGTAGAGGACAGCATCGCGGAGGTCGCTGCCGCGCGAGCACGCTATCCTGATGCCCCGTTGCGCGCCCTCATTCAACGCGGCATCGATGTCAAGGCGCATGTGGTGCGCAACAACGACCTGCGTGTCGTCGTCATGCCGACACCGATGTTCGTGGCGCGCGCCGAACAGGCAAAGGCGTGGAAGGACGCCAATGTGCGGGCGGACGGCAGCCGGTACGACGCCGCCGATCCGATTGAACGGTGGACAGCATGGAATACGCTAGTGAATGCACGCCGCGCGGTCTACGTGATCGAGGTTGCTCCCGATCGCACCCCGTACCCGTCCATCGAGCCGGAGCGCATCATCGACTTCAAGAAGGGTGATGTGATGAGCGTTGAGGTTCTCCGCGACGGCGCGGCGGTCGCGCTGGAGAATCCGGCACAACTACCCGCCGTCCTCAACGGCACCGCGCATCAGGCCGAAGGGAAGAAGGTGTTCAACAGCTACGTGGCCACGGTACCGGCGAGCGCCTTTGCGCCACGTGACGACGGCAAGATGCCACGCATCGAGGTACTGGTCACCGACGCGACGCGCGGCGGCGGGCCGGCGCGGATCGCGCTGTCTGACGGCCTGGTCAAACGATTGTACAACGAGTTTGCTCCGTGGCGTGACGCGTTGGCGCGATAG
- a CDS encoding BTAD domain-containing putative transcriptional regulator — MSLAAPPFADSSVSHNVPGTLSSFVGRKAELDAVRDRLANVRLLTVVGPGGAGKTRLVREVAMAESAWRRFDAVWWVELAPVRSDGDVMSALAAVLGVGGAPGRSLADAVRTALQRQPALIVFDNCEHLIDDVARVVALVLHGTETVRVLATSREPLAVDGEFAWSIPALSLPVSAASERVGPSRITARAAAEFEAVQLFAERVRAVTPHFALSDANAATVVALCQRLDGMPLSLELAAAVVPVLGVDELVSRFDDLLALLSRGKRNADPRHRTLRAVLDWSYDLLADDEQRLLRRLSVFRGAFELEAVEAICADDDSPRARSAVVMALGRLVEQSLVEVRDDDSQSRYRLLETVRQYGAALLRETADEHVVRERHARYFARYAAQREAALFSPARGRTVNQLREILDEIRAALDWCLGADGDISLAVHYGGVLGWFWISGVAWSEGRAIVLRILETHDATGRVDAELPLASQLDVLRLTYPIAGLSYFAGDTDTMLATTARERALREHVEQQTLSAGDRLALLRQAALSEQLRGFALAMRRNAPEGLACMDRSLELAATASDRWLLPVMQMRRALVHYMVGNLHESLDDYSRAISAFRELGEQWFLSLALEGIANVQVALGRTNAALSFAREAATVLVEERDAWFVSRACDTAAWVVANATGGVLATPDASTLAARLLGVAEALRRSCGAGIIGPDVQRDGVMREKLRARMAAAEFEARIADGLHHVLDDALQLMANEVTTLERSLEPGGDAPAVAPVHSPPPPTVRVQLLGRFTLWRDGVELPSRQLPSGKVRELLAYLLVHDVVTKEEIGLELWPEASTAQLRNVFHVTAHHVRRHLGEQPFVSFDRGRYRVLREPGADVRLTCDTDELRVLQQEVQSAVKRRLVVDAEVLDRWALVLASCDGDFLSGDTGDGWMVTAQDRLRVQWADAADGLVQLARIGGRHHELLALCELLVRRDPYRESAHRAYMESLAALGERARALAHYESFSAMLQREFGASPSVETRRVVERLRG, encoded by the coding sequence ATGTCCCTCGCTGCGCCGCCGTTCGCCGATTCCAGCGTGTCCCACAACGTCCCTGGCACGCTGTCGTCGTTCGTAGGGCGCAAGGCGGAGCTGGACGCGGTACGCGACCGGCTCGCCAATGTGCGGCTGCTGACTGTGGTGGGTCCCGGTGGCGCCGGTAAGACGCGCCTCGTGCGCGAGGTGGCCATGGCCGAGTCGGCGTGGCGACGTTTCGACGCGGTATGGTGGGTGGAGCTCGCGCCGGTGCGGAGTGACGGTGATGTGATGTCAGCGCTGGCAGCGGTGCTGGGCGTGGGTGGTGCGCCCGGCCGATCGCTCGCCGACGCGGTACGCACGGCGCTGCAGCGGCAGCCGGCATTGATCGTCTTCGACAACTGCGAACATCTGATCGACGACGTCGCACGCGTCGTCGCATTGGTGCTGCACGGCACGGAAACGGTGCGCGTGCTCGCGACCAGCCGCGAGCCGCTCGCGGTGGACGGGGAGTTCGCGTGGAGCATTCCCGCTCTCTCACTACCGGTGTCGGCGGCGTCAGAGCGCGTCGGGCCGTCACGGATCACGGCGCGTGCAGCCGCGGAGTTCGAAGCGGTCCAGCTCTTCGCCGAACGCGTGCGCGCCGTGACGCCACACTTTGCGCTCAGCGATGCGAACGCGGCCACGGTCGTTGCGCTCTGCCAGCGACTCGACGGGATGCCGCTGTCGCTGGAGCTTGCCGCCGCCGTCGTGCCGGTACTCGGTGTTGATGAACTGGTTTCGCGTTTCGACGATCTGCTCGCGCTGCTCTCGCGCGGAAAGCGAAACGCCGATCCCCGTCACCGGACCCTGCGCGCGGTGCTCGATTGGAGCTACGACCTGCTCGCGGATGACGAACAACGGCTTCTGCGGCGCCTGTCGGTGTTTCGCGGGGCGTTTGAGCTCGAGGCCGTCGAGGCGATATGTGCCGACGATGATTCTCCGCGCGCGCGATCGGCAGTCGTGATGGCGCTGGGACGATTGGTCGAACAGTCGCTGGTGGAAGTCCGTGACGACGACAGTCAGTCCCGCTATCGACTGCTTGAGACCGTACGTCAGTATGGTGCGGCGCTGCTGCGCGAGACGGCCGACGAACACGTCGTTCGCGAGCGGCACGCGCGCTACTTCGCGCGCTATGCTGCGCAGCGCGAGGCGGCATTGTTCTCTCCCGCGCGGGGGCGCACGGTCAATCAATTGCGCGAAATTCTCGATGAGATCCGTGCGGCGCTCGATTGGTGTCTGGGGGCCGACGGGGACATCTCACTCGCCGTGCACTATGGTGGAGTGCTCGGCTGGTTCTGGATTTCCGGCGTCGCGTGGAGTGAGGGGCGCGCCATCGTGTTGCGCATTCTCGAAACACACGACGCGACGGGTAGAGTTGACGCCGAATTGCCGCTCGCGTCGCAACTGGACGTGCTGCGTCTCACGTATCCCATAGCCGGGCTATCGTACTTTGCCGGCGACACCGACACCATGCTCGCCACCACCGCCCGTGAGCGAGCGCTGCGTGAGCACGTTGAACAGCAGACACTCAGCGCGGGCGATCGTTTAGCGTTGTTGCGTCAGGCGGCCCTCAGTGAACAGTTGCGAGGTTTTGCCCTTGCCATGCGAAGGAACGCGCCGGAGGGACTGGCATGCATGGATCGCAGCCTCGAACTCGCCGCCACCGCGAGCGATCGATGGCTGTTGCCGGTTATGCAAATGCGCCGCGCGTTGGTGCACTACATGGTCGGGAACCTGCATGAATCCCTGGACGACTATTCGCGTGCCATTTCGGCGTTCCGCGAGCTCGGTGAGCAGTGGTTTCTCTCGCTCGCGCTCGAGGGGATCGCCAACGTGCAGGTGGCCCTCGGACGCACCAACGCCGCGCTGTCATTTGCGCGCGAGGCGGCGACCGTGTTGGTGGAGGAGCGCGACGCCTGGTTTGTGTCGCGCGCCTGCGATACGGCGGCGTGGGTGGTGGCCAACGCCACCGGCGGTGTCTTGGCGACCCCTGATGCCAGTACACTTGCGGCGCGTTTGCTTGGCGTGGCCGAGGCCCTACGCCGCAGCTGTGGTGCCGGGATCATCGGACCGGATGTGCAGCGGGACGGGGTCATGCGCGAGAAACTGCGAGCGCGTATGGCGGCAGCGGAGTTCGAGGCGCGTATTGCCGACGGACTGCACCACGTACTCGACGACGCGCTGCAGCTGATGGCTAACGAGGTAACGACGCTCGAGCGCAGCCTTGAGCCGGGCGGCGACGCACCGGCGGTCGCGCCGGTGCACTCGCCTCCACCGCCGACCGTGCGTGTGCAGCTTCTCGGCCGTTTCACGCTGTGGCGCGACGGCGTCGAGCTACCGAGTCGGCAGTTGCCGTCGGGGAAGGTGCGCGAACTGCTGGCCTATCTCCTGGTACATGACGTCGTCACGAAGGAAGAGATCGGCCTCGAGCTGTGGCCCGAGGCATCAACGGCACAGCTACGGAATGTCTTTCATGTGACGGCGCATCATGTGCGGCGGCATCTGGGCGAACAGCCGTTCGTGAGCTTTGATCGCGGACGCTACCGAGTGCTGCGCGAGCCCGGCGCCGATGTACGGTTGACGTGCGACACCGACGAACTGCGGGTCCTCCAGCAGGAGGTGCAGTCGGCGGTCAAGCGGCGGCTCGTGGTAGACGCCGAGGTACTCGATCGCTGGGCACTCGTGCTGGCGTCATGCGATGGCGACTTTCTGTCGGGCGACACTGGCGACGGGTGGATGGTCACCGCGCAGGACCGGCTGAGGGTGCAGTGGGCCGACGCTGCCGACGGGTTGGTGCAGCTCGCGCGCATCGGCGGTCGCCACCATGAGCTGCTGGCGCTCTGTGAACTGTTGGTGCGGCGCGATCCATACCGAGAAAGCGCGCATCGCGCCTACATGGAATCGTTGGCTGCCTTGGGCGAACGCGCACGGGCGCTGGCCCACTACGAATCATTCAGTGCGATGCTGCAACGCGAGTTTGGCGCCTCGCCGTCGGTGGAGACGCGGCGGGTCGTGGAGCGGTTGCGAGGGTAG
- a CDS encoding Ig-like domain-containing protein, with translation MPVNLSVPIRLRPSARTLLAIVAAHILAACAPDTTAPVAVVPVATVEITTSRAELVVGESHDFDAVPKSATGAILRDRAVVWQSENEAVASISAAGVLLAKSGGAVGIVATSEGRSTRFVVNVLVPNPVPVLQAITPATINAGITTNFTVIVRGEGFTDASRVRWNDLARPSEYVSPTELRMTVTPNDVAEVGARAVTVVTPGPGGGASAALIFTVEQPAPVITTVAPSQIVAGWGMPFTVVLTGTGFTGATQLFVDDQPRAIEQRTATTIAFRLAPTDVAGARQISIRVGNAAPGGGSATAAFEVLAVPAASLSIELPYEVAWTWAGIRLPLNAVVRSATNRELPDRLVTWGVQSQAVASVTPTGLQGVAVFGNNPGVTTVSAKVDDITTYAQVKVYATPAFDVMYSGGVLGSRHIRRWDIATNNLPRRLNLGMEAMYPAPAPDGAHFAFIGLPGTSAQTDLYVARADGSDVRQLTSDNASDVYPAWSPDGSRIAWVSSRSSGLNIYTARPDGSDVQQLTFARFDDPLPGSGQVATRPSWSPDGRHIVYTVGVNNRSQLWVMNAQGHDKRRLTAPANADDYEPTWSADGRTIAFRRVSRTFPQTSLMRVDAETGAEINNLWLGQIPFAGTPSFSPDGNWLIMSSDVASDAPALYGMPAKEMAQGARPLWPLTLTGGVRDAVWIKR, from the coding sequence ATGCCTGTCAATTTATCAGTGCCCATCCGTTTGCGCCCGAGTGCGCGCACGCTGCTCGCGATCGTGGCGGCGCACATTCTGGCCGCCTGTGCCCCCGACACGACGGCACCCGTCGCGGTGGTGCCGGTGGCCACCGTGGAAATCACCACGTCCAGGGCGGAACTGGTGGTCGGGGAATCCCACGACTTCGACGCGGTCCCCAAATCAGCCACCGGCGCCATCCTGCGTGACCGTGCGGTGGTCTGGCAGAGCGAGAATGAGGCGGTAGCAAGCATTTCCGCAGCCGGAGTGTTGCTGGCGAAGAGCGGCGGCGCCGTGGGCATTGTGGCCACGAGCGAAGGGCGCAGCACGCGGTTTGTGGTGAACGTGCTCGTTCCCAATCCTGTCCCGGTCCTGCAGGCCATCACCCCTGCGACGATCAACGCCGGCATCACCACCAACTTCACGGTGATCGTGCGCGGGGAAGGATTCACCGACGCATCGCGCGTGCGCTGGAACGATCTGGCGCGCCCCTCTGAATACGTGTCGCCAACGGAGCTTCGTATGACCGTCACTCCGAACGATGTGGCGGAAGTCGGCGCGCGCGCCGTCACGGTGGTCACGCCGGGCCCCGGTGGTGGCGCCAGCGCGGCGTTGATCTTTACGGTGGAGCAGCCGGCGCCGGTCATTACCACGGTCGCGCCGAGCCAGATCGTCGCCGGGTGGGGCATGCCGTTCACCGTGGTGCTCACGGGAACGGGCTTCACCGGCGCCACGCAGCTGTTCGTCGACGATCAACCGCGCGCCATCGAGCAGCGTACGGCCACGACCATCGCCTTCCGACTGGCGCCGACCGACGTGGCCGGCGCACGGCAGATCAGCATTCGCGTGGGCAATGCGGCGCCAGGCGGTGGCTCGGCGACCGCGGCCTTCGAGGTGCTCGCGGTGCCGGCGGCGTCGCTCTCCATCGAGCTCCCGTACGAGGTGGCGTGGACGTGGGCGGGCATTCGATTGCCGCTCAACGCGGTGGTGCGGAGCGCGACGAACCGTGAGCTGCCCGATCGTCTGGTAACGTGGGGTGTGCAGTCGCAGGCGGTGGCATCGGTCACACCTACGGGGCTGCAAGGCGTTGCCGTGTTCGGCAACAATCCAGGCGTCACGACCGTGAGCGCCAAAGTTGACGACATTACGACGTACGCGCAGGTCAAAGTCTATGCGACGCCGGCGTTCGACGTGATGTACAGCGGTGGCGTGTTGGGCAGTCGTCATATCCGCCGCTGGGACATCGCGACGAACAACCTGCCGCGTCGCCTCAACCTCGGTATGGAGGCCATGTACCCCGCACCCGCACCAGACGGAGCACACTTTGCCTTCATCGGACTGCCCGGTACGTCGGCGCAGACCGATCTGTACGTGGCGCGTGCCGACGGAAGCGATGTCCGTCAGCTCACGAGCGATAATGCCAGCGATGTGTACCCGGCGTGGTCACCCGACGGCTCGCGCATCGCGTGGGTGAGCTCGCGCTCATCGGGGCTCAACATTTACACGGCGCGCCCCGACGGGAGCGACGTGCAGCAGCTTACGTTCGCTCGATTCGACGATCCGCTCCCGGGCTCCGGTCAGGTCGCCACACGTCCTTCGTGGTCACCTGATGGTCGACACATTGTGTACACCGTGGGCGTCAACAACCGCTCACAGCTGTGGGTCATGAACGCGCAGGGTCACGACAAGCGCCGGCTGACGGCACCCGCCAACGCCGACGATTACGAGCCGACGTGGTCGGCTGACGGCCGCACCATCGCCTTTCGGCGTGTGTCGCGCACGTTCCCCCAGACGTCGCTCATGCGCGTTGACGCCGAGACGGGCGCCGAGATCAACAATCTCTGGCTCGGCCAGATACCCTTTGCCGGCACACCCTCGTTCTCACCGGACGGCAACTGGCTCATCATGTCGAGCGACGTAGCCTCCGATGCGCCAGCGCTGTACGGTATGCCTGCCAAGGAGATGGCGCAGGGTGCGCGTCCGCTGTGGCCGCTGACGCTCACTGGTGGCGTGCGCGACGCGGTGTGGATCAAGCGGTAG